The genomic window CTGATCTCAGCTAAAAGCATCTACCTTAGTTGGCACTCCCATCATGGCTATAAAAATCGAGTAGCTAGTCCACACGTTTTGTATATTCACTATGTTTGTTCTTGCTGTATTTAGCAGTTGTGATGAGAAAGTACATCGATTTCAGCAAGTACCTAACACATATGGGGTGGGAAGTAGACAGCCGGATAATAGCAGAGGGAAACAGGAATAACAGACAATAAACAGCTATCATCTGAGAATGGCTAGCAATTAACCAGGAATAACAGACGATATGCAGCTCTCATCTGAGAATGGCTAGGTCAATGGGCCACTGAATAGTGGCCTGGTTCGTTAATAGTACCAACCTAGATTAATTGGGGGCCTGTTGATAGCAATAGGAGGTTATGACGAGACAAAGATGCGAACTGACTGGCACTGTTTGCTTGTGTTGGGTTAAGGCCCATATGATCCTcgtatactccctctatcccataatataaggcgcggtctccaaaactaatatttagcttataatttatcatatactataaggtttGTAGTAGCAAAATTGTAACCATATGAAAGgaaatttaaatctcaatctaataatataatttttaataaataaaataaattttatattatactaagtattggtcaaatgttttaaaagtTAAATCTTGAAATGCGTgtgcgccttatattatgggatggagggagtaaaagatTCAATGGTTACGCACACTCACTTAGTTAGCAACAAATAGCTATCCTTTCAATCTATATATTTAGGGTGCCAAGATCATTTCAAGCTCAAAAGTTCTAAATTCTTTCCTCCAGCTTTTGTTTCTCGATTATTGCCTGGCCAATATTATGTTCTCTTTTGGCATCGACCTATGAAGGTTAACTATTTGCTATTTGGAAGTGGAACTGTAGAAGGCCTACCGATGGACCAGATTTAAAAGGTTAAGAAATAAACCGATATCCATTCCAATTcccaaatctatctattatattataaagaTAACTTGAAAATAAGACGCCACATTCGCTTTGGAGGCTAAAAATTCTCATATCAAtaagagaaaaggagaaaggTATTTTCTGTCCAATCATGATATATCTAAATTATAATGGTGTAGATCGATTAATATAGTTATATgaaaatatgattatatttatgGAAACCAAAGCTAAGAGATGTACATCCAATcgtgctttaaaaaaaatgttgtgtaGAAAATATAATCgtatctaagaaaaaaaaaatatgctaagAGTTGTATATCAAAACCACTAATctaattttatttgcaaatctATTGTATATAAATTATAAGTGCATCTACAGAAACAAAAGCTAAGAGTTGTATATCAAATTTGATTGGGCTTTTAAAATCTATCACCGTGCAAAATTGAGTGGGGGAAATCTCCTAGTTAATTCTAAAAGGTAGCTAATCAGGATATGAGGCAATGTGATTATGCAGAAGTTAACCAATCGGTAAAGGACATAAAAGCCTTAATTCGGTTTTGCCACTACCAGTTATGCCAAATCAGAAACTATAATTAACTGGTGAGATGAGGTGCGGTGTAAGGCTTAATGGGTGGAATGAGGTGTGGAACGGTGGAACACATGTCAATAAGTCATACCACAATCCCTACGCATCATTTATCTCATATTCCTCTGGCTTTACAAAGAACTCTATATAAGCAATTCGGCTTGGCTGTTGAGCCCCTCCAGCAACATTACGGAAGTTCTGCATACCTGGCCTTGCAACTGAAACCAGGTGCTGGATTTTAAGCATCCCACCCCTACCAATTGTCACCTTGCTCCCACGATTCTCCTTCACAATACTGTTTGGGAAATTCGAAGTTGTTGCACGAAGAAATTTGTACTTATACCTTGCAGAAAACAGAATAGTTAGCACAAAGCAGCAAACGGTCAGAGATTCAGAACTTTTTAAACAGCAGAGTTTACCTGTATGATGTTTCATGGTCACATTGGAATGCAATGAGAAGATCTGTATTTGCATAGTAGGGGAACTCAATCTGCCCAATGGTGTAGCCAGCAGTGAGTCAGGGATTCAATGTGAAGCCAAGTAACGAATAGAAACAAACTTGTAACGAATAGAAACAAACTTATCGTACCTGCAAGTCACCATGACCTTCACCTTTGAATAGTACCGAAGGGGGGTCTGGTTGCATTTGAATCTGAATGCTGGAACCTGGCCACTCAAGGTCCTCAATCGATTCTTTCAGGACAGCAGACTATAAAATTGAAGAGGGTGAATCATACTGTGCATAAAAGTTAAAGCTTCTATTGATGCATACTGCCACCAAataaacagaggaagtacttggAGTACCTTGACAGTAAAAGTGACTGGTGTATTCCCAGCATGCTCAAAATGGTAATCCCAGGAGATTGTATCTGGAATCCTGGTTCTAATTTCTGCATACATACATGAATCTGGGGAGCCCACTGACCTGCACCCAAATTACAAGACTCCGGCTTATAAGAAAAGGATGACAAATAACTCCTGACGTTATGTTGCTCTCTATTTTACATTACTCAGGTTACATTGTCAAGCATTTGGTTCAGCATCTTATGCTGAAGCTGAACAAAAGAGCTTGAATCTTTTTTTCAAGGATGAGATGGTACTATGATTAATTTGAAAAGTAAGATTCATTAATCTCCTTATAAAATGTAATGCCCAgatagttttaaaatttgatctGAACATGAATTTCACATGAATTACACCTCTATAAACTGGTACATAATAACAGCCACAAAACCCCATCGAATTGCATGTATAATCCATTCCAAGTATGAATTATGAACAAGCCATTTACCCACCACAGTTTGCAAAGGTATGCTGAGTTACATGGTCGGATTATGACAGGACAATAATTCCAAGTAATTAATCAGATTATACACGTACTTGAGAAGAAGCTGCATATCAGGCCCAGGGTAGCGGATCTCGACAGGAGAGGAGTGCCCCGGGGCTGAGAACGTGTTGAGGCAATCGACGAGGAGCCCCAGGCTGAGGCCAAACCGCGGCCGCCCCTCTGCCGCGTACTCGTATTCCATGAACAGCTGCAGCACACGACCCCCAAACAAAAAATTCAACGCACAAGCGCCGCGAGGCATTAACACAAACACCTGACGGGCGCACCAAACTCACCTCACGCTTGAGGTAGACCTTGGCCTGGAGGCAGCCGCTCTCCTCGACGATGAGCACGATGCCGTGCTCCGACAGCTCCAGCACCGCGTCCTGCACGCCACGGGGGAGGGGGAAATGCGGCCTCAGATCGGGGCAGATCTGTTCATGGATGCAGGTCGGGGAGGCGAGCGAGGTAGCGCACCTGGTGGCGCTTCCAGCGGACGCAGGAGAGCGCGTCGACCATGCCGTGGACGCAGTCGATCTGGCAGACGAGGTCCGGCGCCTCCTCGTCGCGGGCGGACGTCGACGAGCTcatctccgcgccgccgccgccgccgccgctcgccgctcgccgcccgcctctACGGTTTCGCGCCCTCTTTCGCTGCCTTTCCGCGGCTATTCCCGCGCGCGGGAGCGTGCCGCGGTTATAATGGCCCAGAGTAGTAGCTGGGCCGCGcaaactaaaatagaaaatgggcCTAATCTTGTGAGTTCTGCGCAGGTAGTAAGTCTATTTGTTTCCCTCAGCTCTTGTCCTGTCGAATCACATCCCTCAATCAGAAAACCAGCCCAACTTATTCTTACTGCGTAGGCTTTGTATGAATTGGACAGGCTGAGATATAAGGGCCTGATTCCAACTCAAGTCGAGATAGATTTGGTacatggaaaaagtacaccgaaggtccctcgaCTTGTCATCGGATACAAAAACATcttcgaaccgcaaaaccagatatgcgggtCCCTTAACTACATAAAATCGGTCACCCGAGATCCTTTGGTGGTTTttaccccggttttgtcctacgtggcggctgagtcagcgtgggacccacatgtcagctggccacgtcagcctcctctcccctcctctccctttctcctctctctcactcttctcttatATCTTCTTTGGGCAACTGGGCAAGCCGGCTAGAGGCGTCTCCGGGCGCGAGGGAGGAGGGCGCGGGCCTCGTCGTTGGTGTtggcggcgggggtggcctctccggcggcggcggtggcggggaatGGGGCGGCTCCTCCGGCTGCGACGGCGGgggagaggccggcggcgagggcgcggagagggaggaggcagaGAGGGCGGTGGCGCCGTGCAGGGCGCAGTCGGCTGCGGc from Oryza glaberrima chromosome 6, OglaRS2, whole genome shotgun sequence includes these protein-coding regions:
- the LOC127775736 gene encoding uncharacterized protein LOC127775736; translation: MSSSTSARDEEAPDLVCQIDCVHGMVDALSCVRWKRHQDAVLELSEHGIVLIVEESGCLQAKVYLKRELFMEYEYAAEGRPRFGLSLGLLVDCLNTFSAPGHSSPVEIRYPGPDMQLLLKSVGSPDSCMYAEIRTRIPDTISWDYHFEHAGNTPVTFTVKSAVLKESIEDLEWPGSSIQIQMQPDPPSVLFKGEGHGDLQIEFPYYANTDLLIAFQCDHETSYRYKYKFLRATTSNFPNSIVKENRGSKVTIGRGGMLKIQHLVSVARPGVQTFDVTWCKVLGWDLKRAQSIFLLLLKQQSTAW